The Thermococcus sp. genome contains a region encoding:
- a CDS encoding peptidylprolyl isomerase — MVKVQKGDVIRLHYTGRVKETGEVFDTTSEDIAKEAGIYKEGGIYGPVPIAVGAGHVLKGLDEQIEGLEVGGKYEIIVPPEKGFGKRDPRLIKTFTLGQFRREGLYPFPGMDVEIDTHEGRKLRGRVLSVSSGRVRVDFNHPLAGKHLLYEVEILEKVEDPIEKVKALIELRMPKVDGDKVIIEVGENDVKIDFTPIQEEVDKNTLVLGELILESDLKFIGYEKTEFKPSVDELLKPPAEEGEEEEEVTGIEEEASEPLVEEAETEEGIEEKTAEGEVEPEEEKSQGEEPNEKPKKRSTKGRKTRRATTRKTTSKKRTKAAEAKGEEAEE, encoded by the coding sequence ATGGTCAAGGTTCAGAAGGGTGACGTCATAAGGCTCCATTACACCGGAAGGGTAAAAGAAACGGGGGAGGTGTTCGACACCACTTCGGAAGATATCGCCAAGGAGGCGGGGATCTATAAGGAAGGCGGCATATACGGACCGGTTCCGATAGCGGTCGGAGCGGGTCATGTTCTTAAGGGTCTTGATGAGCAAATTGAGGGACTTGAGGTAGGAGGAAAGTACGAGATAATCGTCCCACCCGAGAAGGGCTTCGGTAAGCGCGATCCCCGGCTCATAAAAACCTTCACCCTCGGCCAGTTCCGCCGGGAAGGACTCTACCCGTTTCCTGGTATGGATGTTGAGATCGACACCCATGAGGGCAGGAAACTCCGGGGCCGTGTCCTCAGTGTCTCAAGCGGTCGCGTGAGGGTTGACTTCAACCATCCGCTTGCCGGAAAGCACCTCCTCTACGAAGTCGAGATCCTAGAGAAGGTCGAAGACCCAATAGAGAAGGTCAAGGCCCTTATTGAACTCCGCATGCCCAAGGTCGATGGGGACAAAGTCATCATCGAGGTCGGTGAGAATGACGTTAAGATCGATTTCACACCCATCCAAGAGGAGGTGGACAAGAACACCCTCGTCCTTGGGGAGTTGATACTGGAGAGCGACCTCAAGTTCATCGGCTACGAGAAGACCGAATTCAAGCCGAGTGTCGACGAGCTTCTTAAGCCGCCTGCCGAGGAGGGCGAAGAAGAGGAAGAAGTCACCGGAATTGAAGAGGAAGCCAGTGAACCCCTCGTGGAAGAAGCGGAGACGGAAGAGGGAATCGAAGAAAAAACGGCAGAGGGGGAAGTTGAACCAGAGGAGGAAAAATCCCAGGGAGAAGAACCCAATGAGAAGCCCAAGAAGCGGAGCACCAAAGGCAGGAAGACCAGAAGGGCCACTACCAGAAAGACAACGAGCAAAAAGAGGACAAAGGCCGCTGAAGCTAAGGGGGAGGAAGCTGAAGAGTGA
- the mrtA gene encoding CPBP family archaeomyxosortase MrtA: MNFKRNPWVLYLLSLGFVPLIWHRGIGIFEWAAYDFVGYVVLPLIASVLLKFKPGELGFNVPNRNGWTMLLLLFAASVPISFYGLTIPEMRSYYPIFSYSSTVDFMVNELVMGIIMFAHEAFYRGVLLFPLSRKNEWLAILLQDIPYTLIHLGKPGVEIPYAFVAGIIFAKMDLKGNSFIPSFLLHWFGSAFFDVLCAFA; this comes from the coding sequence ATGAATTTCAAACGGAATCCCTGGGTCCTTTACCTGCTCTCACTGGGTTTTGTGCCGCTCATATGGCACAGGGGAATTGGGATCTTTGAATGGGCGGCCTACGATTTTGTAGGCTACGTGGTTCTTCCCTTGATAGCTTCCGTTCTCTTAAAGTTTAAACCCGGGGAACTTGGGTTCAATGTCCCAAATCGGAATGGCTGGACTATGCTCCTGCTCCTTTTCGCCGCCTCAGTCCCTATCAGCTTTTACGGTCTTACGATTCCGGAGATGAGAAGCTACTATCCGATCTTCTCTTACTCCTCCACGGTGGACTTCATGGTGAATGAACTTGTGATGGGGATCATCATGTTCGCCCATGAGGCTTTCTACCGGGGAGTCCTGCTATTTCCCCTATCACGGAAAAACGAGTGGCTTGCCATCCTTCTTCAGGACATCCCCTACACCTTGATTCACCTGGGGAAACCCGGTGTGGAGATACCCTACGCCTTCGTCGCAGGAATAATCTTCGCAAAAATGGATTTAAAGGGGAACAGTTTTATTCCGAGCTTTCTTCTTCACTGGTTTGGGTCGGCTTTCTTCGATGTGCTGTGCGCGTTTGCCTGA
- a CDS encoding sulfide-dependent adenosine diphosphate thiazole synthase, giving the protein MMRETEISRAIIEAYAEEFLESLSLDVAIVGAGPSGMVAGYYLAKNGVKVAVFEKKLSIGGGIWGGAMGFNKIVVQEEARGILDEFGITYRPFRDSLYVADAIDTATTIASKAVKAGVRFFNMVEVEDLVVKDDRVAGIVINWTPVLMTGLHVDPLTVEAKIVIDSTGHGAQVSQHLVRRGLLEVPGEGPMWVEMGEELTVKHTREIFPGLYVTGMAANAISGAPRMGPIFGGMFLSGRKAALEILEKLR; this is encoded by the coding sequence ATGATGAGGGAGACGGAGATAAGCAGGGCGATAATCGAGGCCTATGCCGAGGAGTTTCTCGAAAGCCTGAGCCTCGACGTCGCTATTGTGGGCGCGGGTCCCTCGGGAATGGTTGCCGGCTACTACCTCGCCAAGAACGGGGTCAAGGTTGCGGTCTTCGAAAAGAAGCTCTCCATCGGCGGCGGAATCTGGGGCGGCGCGATGGGATTCAACAAAATAGTCGTGCAGGAGGAAGCGAGGGGAATCCTCGACGAGTTCGGGATAACGTACAGGCCCTTCAGGGACAGCCTATATGTGGCAGATGCAATCGACACGGCAACAACTATAGCGAGCAAGGCTGTAAAGGCCGGCGTGAGGTTCTTCAACATGGTTGAGGTCGAGGACCTGGTTGTCAAGGACGACCGAGTAGCCGGGATAGTAATCAACTGGACGCCGGTTCTCATGACGGGCCTTCACGTTGACCCGCTCACCGTCGAGGCTAAGATTGTAATCGATTCAACGGGCCACGGGGCGCAGGTAAGTCAGCATCTCGTCAGGCGCGGCCTGCTTGAGGTTCCCGGGGAAGGCCCGATGTGGGTCGAGATGGGTGAGGAGCTGACCGTTAAACACACGAGGGAAATCTTCCCCGGCCTCTATGTCACCGGAATGGCCGCGAACGCGATAAGCGGTGCCCCGAGAATGGGCCCGATATTCGGCGGAATGTTCCTGAGCGGGAGGAAAGCGGCCCTCGAAATCCTTGAGAAGCTGAGGTGA
- a CDS encoding peroxiredoxin, producing MVVIGEKFPEVEVNTTHGRIKLPDYFAEKGKWFVLFSHPADFTPVCTTEFYGMQKRVEEFRKLGAEPIGLSVDQVFSHLKWAEWIKENLNEEITFPIIADDRGDLAEALGMIPSGSTQTARAVFIVDDKGVIRAIVYYPAEVGRDWDEILRLVKALKTSTEKGVALPHKWPNNELIGDRAIVPPAGTVDAIKEREEAKAKGEIECYDWWFCHKKL from the coding sequence ATGGTAGTGATAGGAGAAAAGTTCCCGGAAGTTGAGGTCAACACCACCCACGGCAGGATAAAGCTGCCCGACTACTTCGCCGAGAAGGGTAAGTGGTTCGTTCTCTTCAGCCACCCGGCGGACTTCACACCGGTCTGTACGACCGAGTTTTACGGCATGCAGAAGCGTGTCGAGGAGTTCAGAAAGCTCGGCGCCGAGCCGATAGGGCTGAGTGTGGATCAGGTCTTCAGCCACCTGAAGTGGGCTGAGTGGATCAAGGAGAACCTCAATGAGGAGATAACCTTCCCCATCATAGCCGACGACCGCGGCGACCTCGCTGAGGCCCTTGGCATGATTCCGAGCGGCTCAACCCAGACGGCGAGGGCCGTCTTCATCGTTGACGACAAGGGTGTCATCCGCGCGATAGTCTACTACCCGGCCGAGGTCGGAAGGGACTGGGACGAAATACTTCGCCTTGTCAAGGCTCTCAAGACCAGCACCGAGAAGGGCGTTGCGCTCCCACACAAGTGGCCCAACAACGAGCTCATCGGTGACCGCGCCATCGTTCCGCCGGCAGGGACGGTCGACGCCATCAAGGAGCGCGAGGAGGCCAAGGCCAAGGGCGAGATCGAGTGCTACGACTGGTGGTTCTGCCACAAGAAGCTTTAA
- a CDS encoding ferritin family protein: MEELPTSIIEELKKLDKKSLLAYWIKGELDEAELYEKLAERAKDLDLPDSLVKTFYELSHESREHGEQLRKVYVETYGEEPRPPQIPPLEVYPILDKFSRADEVVEGLELAMESELLAKRVYETLAEEAGEGGLANIYKTLAGVELGHYNKLMEEFKVLREHLKTAGE; this comes from the coding sequence ATGGAAGAACTCCCGACTTCGATAATTGAGGAGCTAAAAAAACTCGATAAAAAATCCCTCTTGGCGTACTGGATTAAGGGGGAACTCGACGAAGCGGAGCTTTATGAGAAGTTGGCTGAGAGGGCCAAGGACCTTGATCTGCCTGACTCTCTTGTGAAGACTTTCTACGAGCTCTCCCATGAATCGCGGGAGCATGGGGAACAGCTACGGAAGGTTTACGTCGAAACCTATGGTGAAGAGCCGCGCCCACCACAGATCCCCCCGCTTGAGGTGTACCCTATACTGGACAAGTTCTCACGTGCAGATGAAGTTGTGGAGGGCCTGGAATTGGCAATGGAGAGTGAACTGCTGGCCAAGAGGGTGTACGAAACTCTCGCCGAGGAAGCTGGTGAGGGGGGGCTCGCAAACATCTACAAAACCCTTGCAGGGGTTGAACTCGGGCACTACAATAAGCTTATGGAAGAATTCAAAGTTCTGAGGGAACATCTGAAAACCGCGGGAGAATGA
- a CDS encoding formate--phosphoribosylaminoimidazolecarboxamide ligase, whose translation MIISTIASHSSLQILLGAKREGFRTRLYVKPSRKAFYSSIPPVDEIIVTENMREVLGDDGIIVPHGSFVAYLGIGVIEKAKAKFFGNKRFLKWETSFELQDRVLKKAGIPMVEVIEPEEAKPDELYFVRLEGPRGGSGHFLAYGYELEEKIKGPSEPYRIERFTDGVYLYVHFFYSPILNRLELFGVDERLVIADANKRRPFRTLPYTIVGNKAVALRESLIPVLYDYGLAFVKAMEELEPPGIIGPFALHFAYDGEFRCIGFASRIDGGSNAKHWYSALYWERPMLMGERIAREIKFALEEDRLKEVVT comes from the coding sequence ATGATAATCTCCACCATAGCTTCCCATTCCTCACTTCAGATACTCCTGGGGGCAAAGAGAGAGGGTTTTAGAACGAGGCTCTACGTCAAACCGAGTAGAAAGGCTTTCTATTCCTCCATCCCGCCTGTCGATGAAATCATCGTAACGGAAAACATGAGGGAGGTACTCGGTGATGACGGCATCATCGTACCCCACGGCTCTTTCGTGGCCTACCTTGGCATAGGGGTCATCGAGAAAGCAAAGGCTAAGTTCTTCGGCAACAAGCGTTTCCTCAAGTGGGAGACCAGCTTTGAGCTCCAGGATAGGGTCCTTAAAAAGGCCGGCATTCCAATGGTTGAAGTCATCGAGCCCGAAGAGGCTAAGCCAGACGAGCTTTACTTTGTCCGCCTTGAGGGACCGAGGGGCGGAAGCGGGCACTTCTTGGCTTACGGTTATGAACTGGAGGAGAAGATCAAAGGCCCGAGCGAACCCTATAGGATTGAACGCTTCACAGACGGCGTTTACCTCTATGTCCACTTCTTCTATTCGCCGATTTTAAACCGTTTGGAGCTCTTTGGCGTTGATGAGCGCCTGGTCATCGCGGACGCAAACAAGAGGCGGCCCTTCAGGACCCTCCCCTACACCATAGTGGGAAACAAGGCCGTAGCGCTGAGAGAGTCGCTCATTCCAGTGCTCTACGATTACGGATTGGCTTTCGTCAAGGCCATGGAAGAGCTTGAACCTCCTGGCATCATCGGTCCCTTCGCTCTCCACTTTGCCTACGACGGTGAATTCCGCTGCATAGGCTTCGCCTCACGCATAGACGGGGGCAGCAATGCCAAACACTGGTACTCGGCCCTCTACTGGGAGAGGCCAATGCTCATGGGCGAGAGGATAGCGCGCGAGATTAAGTTCGCCCTCGAGGAGGACCGCCTTAAGGAGGTGGTAACTTGA
- a CDS encoding IMP cyclohydrolase: MTYTGRTLGIGLMNGEPFVFYLLCSRSFPKRKAIFKGRAVYIENMTETDNPYVSYPVVRLLDDYAVVTNGLQTDFIAQALEWENPKKALTHVLDAFDYERDNYSTPRIAGIIGTDGRGWLGFAGRDEFWVKTLGLKDGKTFVTATYDLGLVELDFPGFEGADELAEKAMELPFENKVLAIGVVEEKKGWRLAVSP; this comes from the coding sequence TTGACGTACACGGGTAGAACTCTGGGAATTGGCCTGATGAACGGCGAGCCCTTCGTCTTCTACCTTCTCTGCTCCCGCTCCTTCCCGAAGAGAAAGGCCATCTTTAAAGGGAGGGCAGTTTACATCGAGAACATGACGGAGACGGACAACCCCTACGTCAGCTACCCCGTGGTGAGGCTCCTCGATGACTATGCCGTCGTCACCAACGGCCTCCAGACGGACTTTATCGCTCAGGCCCTTGAGTGGGAGAATCCCAAGAAGGCTCTAACCCACGTTTTAGACGCCTTTGACTACGAAAGGGACAATTACAGCACGCCGAGAATAGCGGGTATAATCGGGACCGATGGCAGGGGCTGGTTGGGCTTCGCCGGCAGGGACGAGTTCTGGGTGAAGACTCTGGGACTCAAAGATGGAAAGACCTTCGTAACGGCAACATACGATCTCGGCCTTGTCGAGCTCGATTTCCCGGGCTTTGAGGGTGCAGACGAGCTTGCCGAGAAGGCTATGGAGTTGCCCTTCGAGAACAAGGTTCTGGCGATTGGGGTCGTGGAGGAGAAAAAAGGGTGGAGGCTGGCCGTCAGCCCCTAA
- a CDS encoding phosphoribosylaminoimidazolesuccinocarboxamide synthase, producing MRLIYSGKTKDVYEDGPYLVFYFKDSLLGEDGREDTGGNEVIGERPGKGSAVLKQTEFFFSLLERNGIRTHFVERIDERWARFLRAERIPLETIYRSKAYGSFLRRYSGWVEPLQELGIVEFTLKDDSLGDPLITEEAISRLGIASEGELEKMKEVTKRVAEILEEFFSAKGLELIDFKLEFGRLNGELLVIDELSGDTMRVMKGGRLLSQEELLEVVE from the coding sequence GTGAGGCTCATCTACAGCGGCAAGACGAAGGACGTCTACGAGGATGGCCCGTATTTAGTCTTTTACTTCAAGGACTCCCTGCTGGGCGAAGACGGCAGAGAGGACACGGGTGGCAACGAGGTGATAGGCGAGAGACCGGGCAAGGGGAGTGCAGTTCTCAAGCAGACGGAGTTCTTCTTCAGCCTGCTGGAAAGGAACGGGATAAGGACCCACTTCGTCGAGCGGATTGACGAGAGGTGGGCGCGCTTTCTGAGGGCAGAGAGGATTCCGCTGGAGACTATATACCGCTCTAAGGCTTACGGAAGCTTCCTCAGGAGATACAGCGGCTGGGTGGAGCCCCTCCAAGAGCTGGGAATAGTTGAGTTCACCCTCAAGGACGACTCTCTCGGCGACCCCCTCATAACCGAAGAAGCAATATCACGGCTCGGTATAGCGAGCGAAGGGGAGCTGGAGAAAATGAAGGAGGTAACGAAAAGGGTCGCCGAAATCCTGGAGGAGTTCTTCTCCGCAAAGGGGCTTGAGCTAATAGACTTCAAGCTGGAGTTCGGCAGGCTGAATGGAGAGCTTCTGGTGATAGACGAGCTCAGCGGCGACACAATGCGCGTTATGAAGGGTGGAAGGCTTTTGAGCCAGGAAGAGCTCCTGGAGGTGGTAGAATGA
- a CDS encoding mechanosensitive ion channel family protein, which yields MVAVDKPLPYLNMSPMQLITALVILIVGWILTKVIVGSFKRGLKKTKLPELVVEFLGKFLSALLYVAVILLAIRALGIGVGSVVLGLSAVIGLVLGFGMQDTLTNLAAGVWIAALRPIDIGEVVEVAGKTGKVNAVGIMSTELLTPDNVLITVPNKLVWGSVITNYSRMPTRRVNVDVGVAYGTDLNKAVEAAMNLMRNNPMILDEPEPSVSITTLADSSINLQLRAWVKTEDYWTVKGDLTKGIYELYGQKGIEIPFPQVDVHVRDMPD from the coding sequence ATGGTGGCGGTGGACAAGCCACTCCCATACCTGAACATGAGTCCGATGCAGCTGATAACTGCACTCGTCATACTGATCGTCGGCTGGATACTAACGAAGGTAATAGTGGGCTCGTTCAAGCGTGGACTTAAGAAAACCAAGCTCCCGGAACTCGTGGTTGAGTTCCTTGGGAAGTTCCTCAGCGCCCTGCTGTACGTGGCCGTGATACTGCTCGCGATCAGGGCCCTTGGAATAGGCGTAGGTTCAGTTGTTCTGGGGCTTTCGGCGGTGATAGGTCTAGTACTCGGATTTGGAATGCAGGACACCCTGACGAATCTGGCCGCAGGAGTTTGGATTGCCGCTCTCAGACCAATTGATATTGGTGAAGTTGTTGAGGTAGCTGGAAAAACCGGAAAGGTCAACGCAGTGGGAATAATGAGCACAGAGCTTTTGACACCGGACAATGTTCTCATCACGGTTCCAAACAAGCTCGTTTGGGGAAGTGTGATCACCAATTATAGCCGGATGCCTACAAGGAGGGTCAACGTTGACGTTGGCGTCGCCTACGGCACCGACCTGAACAAGGCCGTGGAGGCTGCGATGAACCTCATGAGAAACAACCCCATGATCCTCGACGAGCCGGAACCGAGCGTCTCCATAACGACCTTGGCAGACTCCTCGATAAACCTCCAGCTCAGGGCCTGGGTGAAGACGGAGGACTACTGGACAGTCAAGGGTGACCTGACGAAGGGCATCTACGAACTCTACGGACAGAAGGGGATAGAGATACCCTTCCCGCAGGTAGACGTGCACGTGAGAGACATGCCCGACTAA
- the thiC gene encoding phosphomethylpyrimidine synthase ThiC — protein sequence MTQLEEAKRGVITEEMKFIAEREGIDPEKLRRSVAKGHTVIFRNVRHDWVKPVAVGNVVRVKVNANIGTSRDIVDLKAEIEKAKVALKYGADTIMDLSTGGDLDSIRNAIMHAVDVPIGTVPIYQAAEEMLARGKAIIEMTEDDMWRAVEKHFKDGVDYTTIHVGVTKEVVEKMKRVKRVVGMVSRGGTFLAAWILHWGEENPFYRDYDYLLELAKEYDVVLSLGDGLRPGGLPDAGDELQIAELYTLGRLVKRAREAGVQTMVEGPGHVPIDQIPAQVKLAKVATDNAPFYVLGPLVTDIFPGYDHITAAIGGAIAALNGADFLCYVTPAEHLGLPTVEHVREGVIAARIAAHAVNLTRFDADFRKDYLMSVARGRLDWAKQFELSGDRDRFIEIRKERPTKTEACSMCGDLCAIKLINDMLRKGEAE from the coding sequence ATGACCCAGCTTGAGGAAGCAAAGCGGGGCGTAATCACGGAGGAGATGAAGTTCATCGCCGAGAGGGAAGGTATAGACCCCGAAAAGCTCAGGAGGAGCGTCGCCAAAGGCCACACTGTCATCTTCCGCAACGTCCGCCACGACTGGGTGAAGCCAGTCGCGGTTGGTAATGTCGTCCGCGTCAAGGTGAACGCCAACATCGGCACCTCCCGCGACATCGTCGACCTCAAGGCCGAAATAGAGAAGGCTAAGGTTGCCCTCAAGTACGGCGCCGACACGATAATGGACCTCTCCACCGGCGGTGACCTCGACTCCATAAGGAATGCCATAATGCACGCCGTTGATGTGCCAATCGGGACGGTGCCGATTTATCAGGCAGCGGAAGAGATGCTGGCCAGGGGAAAGGCCATCATCGAGATGACCGAGGACGATATGTGGAGGGCCGTTGAGAAGCACTTCAAAGACGGAGTCGATTACACCACGATTCACGTTGGAGTTACTAAAGAAGTCGTCGAGAAGATGAAGAGGGTAAAGAGAGTTGTCGGCATGGTCTCGCGCGGAGGAACCTTTCTGGCGGCATGGATACTCCACTGGGGAGAGGAGAACCCCTTCTACAGGGACTACGACTACCTCCTTGAGCTGGCCAAAGAGTACGACGTTGTCTTAAGCCTCGGCGACGGGTTAAGACCGGGTGGACTTCCAGATGCCGGCGATGAGCTTCAAATAGCGGAACTCTACACCCTCGGGAGGCTCGTGAAGCGCGCGAGGGAAGCCGGCGTCCAGACGATGGTGGAGGGACCCGGTCACGTGCCAATTGACCAGATTCCGGCCCAAGTGAAGCTCGCCAAGGTTGCAACGGACAACGCGCCCTTCTACGTCCTCGGCCCGCTCGTCACGGACATCTTTCCGGGCTACGACCACATCACGGCGGCCATAGGCGGGGCGATAGCCGCTTTAAACGGCGCGGACTTCCTCTGCTACGTAACGCCGGCGGAGCACCTCGGACTGCCAACGGTGGAGCACGTCCGTGAGGGTGTAATTGCAGCAAGGATAGCAGCCCACGCGGTAAACCTGACGCGCTTTGATGCCGATTTCAGGAAGGACTACCTAATGAGCGTCGCGAGGGGCAGGCTCGACTGGGCAAAGCAGTTCGAGCTGAGCGGGGACAGGGACAGGTTCATCGAGATAAGGAAGGAGAGGCCGACTAAAACAGAGGCCTGCTCGATGTGCGGCGACCTCTGCGCGATAAAGCTCATCAACGACATGCTGAGGAAGGGTGAGGCCGAGTGA
- the thiD gene encoding bifunctional hydroxymethylpyrimidine kinase/phosphomethylpyrimidine kinase, producing MAVLIIAGLDTGGGAGLKADIETVSALSEHPLLVLTAVTYQNPEKVSGYFSLPAEVVKNQIRAVRGHFDIKAVKVGVLGSGEIAKAVAEETEGLTRVFDPVMASSTGEKLIDDIDSLRVLVKGSIVTPNVPEAEALSGIEIHSLEDMKDSARFIARTLKAEAVIVKGGHLDLTDILHWNGEFFEFKGRKVDGFTHGTGCAFSSALTTFLAKGLELPEAVERAKRFVENSIRFSKAEAKAVNPLWELQRDAHRWRAREELERAVQELVNLGERLNPYLPEVGANFALATPFGEVFAVKGRIVRYGKTIKPVGPVGLNASDHLRRALLKMREFYPEVRAVMNLRYSEGLIEHARAIDFFVSFYDRKEEPEDLKRAEKGTMEWGIEAAVKRVGRRPDIIYHLGDWGKEPMVLIFGRDSREVVERVRALVS from the coding sequence ATGGCCGTTTTGATAATAGCGGGCCTCGATACCGGGGGCGGGGCAGGTTTAAAGGCGGACATCGAGACGGTCTCGGCTCTGAGCGAGCACCCGCTCCTCGTTTTGACTGCAGTTACCTATCAGAACCCCGAGAAGGTTTCCGGCTATTTTTCCCTTCCAGCGGAGGTCGTGAAAAACCAGATACGGGCCGTTAGGGGGCACTTTGATATTAAGGCAGTCAAGGTGGGCGTGCTTGGGAGCGGGGAGATAGCGAAGGCAGTTGCCGAGGAGACGGAGGGCTTAACGAGGGTCTTCGATCCGGTGATGGCTTCGAGCACCGGGGAAAAGTTAATAGACGACATCGACTCACTCAGGGTCCTCGTGAAGGGTTCAATCGTTACCCCAAACGTCCCGGAGGCCGAAGCTCTAAGCGGTATTGAAATCCACTCCCTCGAGGACATGAAGGACTCCGCCAGGTTCATCGCCAGAACTCTGAAAGCGGAAGCGGTTATAGTCAAAGGCGGGCACCTGGATCTGACAGATATCCTCCACTGGAACGGGGAGTTCTTCGAGTTTAAGGGAAGAAAAGTTGATGGCTTCACCCACGGGACGGGCTGTGCCTTCTCCTCGGCTTTAACCACTTTCCTCGCCAAGGGCCTTGAGCTTCCCGAAGCTGTCGAAAGGGCCAAGCGCTTCGTCGAAAACTCCATACGATTCTCAAAGGCCGAAGCGAAGGCTGTCAATCCCCTCTGGGAACTACAGAGGGATGCCCACCGCTGGAGGGCGAGAGAAGAGCTTGAAAGGGCGGTTCAAGAGCTGGTGAATCTCGGTGAAAGACTTAACCCCTACCTCCCCGAGGTGGGGGCGAACTTCGCGCTGGCGACTCCCTTTGGAGAGGTCTTCGCGGTGAAGGGCAGAATCGTCCGCTACGGAAAAACGATAAAACCTGTCGGACCGGTCGGGTTGAACGCCAGCGACCACCTGAGGAGGGCTTTGCTCAAGATGCGTGAGTTCTATCCTGAAGTCCGGGCCGTCATGAACTTGCGCTATTCGGAAGGGTTGATAGAGCATGCCAGAGCTATTGACTTCTTCGTTTCCTTCTACGACCGCAAGGAAGAGCCTGAGGATTTGAAGAGGGCCGAGAAGGGCACGATGGAATGGGGCATCGAGGCGGCGGTAAAGAGAGTCGGAAGGAGGCCCGATATAATCTACCATCTCGGCGACTGGGGCAAGGAGCCGATGGTTCTGATCTTCGGAAGGGACTCGCGGGAGGTGGTGGAGAGGGTCAGGGCGCTCGTTTCCTGA